The Pungitius pungitius chromosome 10, fPunPun2.1, whole genome shotgun sequence DNA window CCGGATCAATGTGAAGATGTTTATTTGGAGGATAATCTCAATAATTAAAAACCAGTATTTGCATTTGCTTTCACAAACAAGATTGTCCGCAGAGAGCCCCCCGACACACGTCTAGCCCTTAAACATTCCCACAAATATCTCAACCCCCCATCCAAAAAAACGTACTCCCGTATATATGTCTATATATGTGAATATTTACAGGTCAGAAAATATAAACAGCAACTCTGCATTGGGAAGATAAAAAGCAAAATGGACCTCTTCAGTGACGTGAAGGTCAGGAGCAACAagcaggaggtgaaggagcACCAGGGAGTTGATGCTGAAATAAGTCTGTCATAaagtgtcaacaacaacaaaaggggggggggcatcaccgGGGTCAGAGAAAATAATGATGttaaaaataggaaaataatCCAGAGAAACTTCATTTCATCcacactgagggagggaggaaagttctgggggggggggggggggggggttctggagaTCCTGGAGGTACATGGTCACTGTGAGGAAGTTCAGATCGACGTCTCCTTGTCCTCCGGATTCACGCAGCAAACAAGACCCGGACCGGACTCCACACACCAggcttcttcctccctcttcagagtgtgtgtgtgtgtgtgtgtgttcatcagtgCGTTTCACTGCAGCTGGACTCTGTACGCACAGATGAGGAGCTTCACCTGAAGGAAGGACATCATAACCTGGATGAGTCACTTTTTGAACCCTGTTtattgtgctttgtgtgtgtgtgtgtgcgcgcgcgtcaCCTTGGCTGCCGGGGCGTCTGCCAGTCGGATGAAGAGTCGGTTGATGCCTGGAACCGGACTGAAGGAGTAGATGAAGTGACTGTCCTGAATGTTTGAAGAAGATCAAAATATGGGTTAACATGAGCTGGGGTTCTCGGACGGTTCCTCTGAAGAGTAGATCTGAACCAACCAGGAAGATGGGCAGCTGGAACTTGTCGTTGAGAACCACGGCGTGAACGCTGCAGGGACCACACAGCCGTGCCGTGATCTCAGACAGGAAGTTGGCgtggaagatgaagaggaggatgccCGAGCCTGGAGTAGGGGAGGAACGAGGTGATCCTGATGACTTTTAGTAACCTCTTGCAGACGGCTGACCACTAagaggtgtgtttgttttgcgtACCCTCGGGCTGCGGCTGCGACTTGAAGCCAAAGTCCAGGGAGAAGTCGGGACCCTCGCAGAGCCGATGGCAGGCGAGCGGGAAGACGGgctccagcagcaccaggcGGGACTCAAAGTAGGCCCGGATGGTGTCCTCCGCCACGCTGGACAGCCTGAGGGACAAAAAGGATCTTTATCTGCGCACCTGATGGGGTTCCAACGGTGGTTCTGAGTCTCTCTCTGGACTCACATGGCCGTGTGGTCCTTGATGAGGTCGCACACCATCAGGTTGTTGCCCAGCTTGGCGAAGTACATGGCGACCGTCTTGTTCTTGGACACCACGTTGCAGTCGGCCCCGTACTCCAGCAGGAGGCGCACCACGTCGGCGTTCCCCCTCTTGCACGCCTGCAggtggaaggagaaggaaacgtttctaaaaaatattgttattctATATCTAGGATTCCAAAACGCATCCAAATAAACCCGACTGGTATTTTCTTTCCCTCTAACAATATATGTCAGGGTTACGGTTATTCTGCACTAAAGACTtgttcgagtgtgtgtgtgcgcggatTCACCCTCATCAGCGCAGTCTCCCCGCTCAGCGTCTGAGCGTTGACGTAGGAACCCGCCTCCAGCAGGATGGCAACGGTGGTCAAGAAATTCTGACAAAGAGGACGGGAAACCCAAGCAATTCAAACCGATTCGTCCGCTTTGGGGCatggagctaaaaaaaaaaatcagagagcGGCTCGTCTCGGGTACCTTCTCGGCGGCGTGCATCAGCGCCGTGGTGCCGTTCTTCTGTCGCCCGTTCACCCTCACCCCCTTCTTGATCAGCAGCCGCAGGATGTCGTCCTGCCCCCCCGCCGCGGCCAGCATGCTCAGGGACATGCCGCTGACGTCCTGTGGACAGATAGacaagctgcattctgtgtagtgaccagcagggggcgactcttctggtcccatagacgtctatggaggaaatgactacttctgtgtagtgaccagcagggggcgactcctctggtcccatagacgtctatgaggaaatgactctacttctgtgtggtgaccagcagggggcaactcctctgctcccatagacgtctatgaggaaatgactattTCTCTcgtaaacattgtaaatatgagtttatggtctcagtctctagtttcaagtcttcttcaatgcaccTCATCGGTTTGAAAGCTCTTCATCTTCAAACAGACGAAAGGAGGACACGACGGACAGAACAATGTCGTTGAAGTAAgtaacatttttcctttttgagtTGATTGTTAATGCAATTTTTTACCCTATTTAATCTAGTTAAATTAGGAATATTTTCTCCAGATTTGTTTTTAGGAAGGCACTTGTTTTTGGGATTgttattttgtggttttgggGGAGGACAGTATGTATGATTTTATAAAGATAGTGAAATCTTGTCGGCGAGTCGATTTACTTTCCCTTCAGGTGCTGAATGGTGATCGCTGTGCCTTACAAGTCACACTCTGTGTTCCAATTACATTGGAATCTTTGTGTTAATTTTTACAATTAACCAAAATTTGGTTATTTGAATGTCATCGtcggcagggagggagggggttggaTTGGGCGATTAGGTCAAAGTTAAGGGGCCCAATGTGTTACGACTCTTCAGTCATGTTACAATGCAACAGTCATTCTCCACTTTCTCAAACTCGTCCAAACAATCAGATAGTTAGGCAGAAACTTTAGGAACcctctaaaataaatacatcgTCTTTCCCATAACAGCAAAATCTTTTAGCAAGAAGCATTTTATTGTACAAGCCGAAGTCATAAGAGCCTTACAATATTCAATAAGAAGTCGACATAATTACAAACAGGATGAAGAGTCACACGCACTGTGTGCTTATACACTACAGCAATGAAAGCAAGTCATCTACTCTACGGGGGGTAGTGTTTGAACATCACTCAACCTTCTGTACACTGGAATACAGATGGACTCCATCCACGAGGAGGGTGTTGTGAACATCTGGAAGGGCTTGGGTACGAGAGGTGAACCCTGGTTACTGAGCAGAGGACGACCGACTAAGTGCTATCGGGAACTTCAGAGACATTAAAGACACAGACGGGTCACTTCGTCCCGAATTAGACATCAGCTTCATCTTAAACTCAAGCTTTCGATATCCagttaaaagaaaaaccttCAACAACGTTTGCATGTgacggaaaaacaaaaagacaaaagtttAATGTTAATGAAATGTGCAAATTTAATAAGAAAACTGCAGTGTGATATGGGGGGGAGGTGAGGGTTGTCTAGCGCAGAGGTCACCAACCCCGGTACCGGTCCTCATTTGAACCCTTTCTGGAAGGTTTATTTTTGATTCCCTCCCACCTACGAGAGCTCGTCCCTCTTGACAAGTttaccaattttttttaatatttccacTGCACGAGAGGCTCTATAATCCATAATTTCCGATTAGATGGAAGGAAATATGAGCATTCCCATtttgggaaattaaaaaaaaaacaattctgtcCAAAGCAATGTCGATTTTTGATTCAGATCACTGATTAACTTTTGTAATAAAACTTTTCTTCCGTAAAACGAAAACTGCACTCATTATTTTTGTCAAATGTGATTGTGATTGAAATGTGAACAAGATCAGGGAACAAtaaattatcaagcaaatgatctacGCGGTAAGGCAATGGCATCGGACAAATACTGGATATCAATGTCAAAAACATCCAGATAGTAGAAGCCAAAAACAAAGTCATACAAATGGGCTCAATGTGTTTAGAGTATATCGAACATGATAAAGTACTAAAACGTTCTACCTAGTTACTGTGTACTGGTACAAAAATACAACCAAACCTTTTGGCAGCTTGTTAAcactcaaagacaaaaaaaataataatgaaatatatataagtAAAGGTAACATTTACCAAGAGGATTCTCTGAAGTTTCCCATACTGAAGTGAGGTATACACAGGGAGAACGTCAGATAGGAAGGTGCACCTTCAGCCATCGGGCCCTCGGAGGCCTCTACAATAAAGGCTACTGGCTAAAGCAAAGAGTACGAATCATTTGGGCATCAAGTCTATCACGCTGACCGGATGCAAACAacaattcttttttcttttgctttcttttgaTCAAAGTGAATTAAAACACGATTAAAAATGGTAGAAGCAGAAGGATGGAAGTAGaggcggacccccccccccctcccctctgcggCTACCTTTGCTCAGTGCATTGTGGAAAAACGTCCCGGTGGCTACGGCTGCGTGGCCAGAAATCCATGTCACGGTATTTAGAAAGGTTCTGACGGGATGTGGCGGCAAACacattcattgaccccgaagaGGACGCCCACCTCGACAGCTGCccgctggccaacttgctcctCACTGGTCGGcgagttagctcgttagcgtgttgAAGTTCGGCAAGGTAATTTCTACAaacatacaattattagtgttccaaattgtttgtgtcacaagctgtcgTGGTGTTTGTTACGGAGTGAACCGCGACTCGATCTCAACACACGTCAGACAAGTAGCTGCGACCGCTGGACGCCCCTCCATGAGGCCAAAAATTCACtgtcagttgttatggcgtaacaccggtatggTATTTACCGTTTGAACCGGTATACCGGCAGCCCTACCAGTGGCACCTAAATCTTCAACCACTTGCTTTCACGAATTATAGTTATTGTAAAAGCGAGTTTGGTTGCACACAGCCGTCTAGCTGTCTGgcgaggggaaggggggggtgaaatCGACTAAATGATTGCACGTCTAAATTAGAACACTTTCTAGAGGTTACACATCAGAATGCGTCACATACACTAATATGCAATCTAACCATgtaaaaaacattaatatcAGCCTTTTTTCTATGCCAAAGCTACAGTACAAATGTCCTCCACCCGCTTTAGTGTTTATTCATGCAGCAGCACACCAGTGGCTCGGTCGGGTGGACTCCATTCTGAATACATCAGGAAGCTTTTTCCCGTGTGAATAAAACACTGAGAGGGCCGTTTGTAAACCCCATATAATGTGAGCTCAGAGCCATCACCTTCTTTGGAAGTCCATTACAGATATTTACAGGGACAGATAAACGGGGCCGTCCCACTCGGTGACGGGGTTGCTAAGGACCTCTGGTTGGGGTTCTTCGCTCTGTTTGGAGGCCACAGCGTGCCCTCTCCGCTTCATCGACTGAATGGTGTTATGCACAAAGTATTTGACCTCCCTCCACGTCCGGCTGTTCAAGACCGGCTCGGCAGCCAGGCAGGCGTCGCAGTCCCTTTTGCCCGGCACTTTGACAAGTTTGCAGAAGTCTCCCAGCTGGCGCCTCACAGCGGCCTGCTCCTCCTTGTTCCACAGCCGCTTGTTTCTCTTCTGAGGTTTGACGGCCGCGCCGACCTTCTTCCctgcggcggcagcggcggctgGGCGCTCCCTCGCGACCGGCGGCGCATCGGGAGCGCCGGGCCCGTGGATCGTGGGGACCACCTGCGCGGTGGCGTAAACCGCCGGACTCGAGTGGTTCAGGGCGGCGAACGGGGAGACGATGTGCCTGCTCCGGTCACTGAGCGGCGAGAAGGCGTGGGTGAGCATCGGCGCGCTCGCATTCAACGTGGTGAAGGTGGGGACCATCGAGGTGCTCGGTGCGGTGAAGGTGGTAAAATTAGGAATCAGCGGTGGGCCCATGGCGTCCTGTGGGGTGTACCCGGAGGACGGCGCCATACTGGTCGCGTTGTGCGAGTAAGAAGACAGCGGCAGCATTAAGCTGTTGTCCGATGTGTATTGAGGAGGCATCAGTGCACTCGTAGTGTTGTGTGGAGTAAACGTTGGCACCACTTGAGTGTCGGTACCATTCAATGGCGTCAAAGTGGAAATGAGAGGCTGACTGCCGTGGATCATGTCCACGCTAGTAGAACACAAGGTTGCATACGTTGAGGTCATCTCTTGGACGTAGTTGGTTGGAGCCATTGTCATGCAACAGCTTTCTCTCAGGTGATCTGGATTCACGGTTGTCAAACTACAGACAACCGATGAGTCTTCAAAATCCTTCTCCATGGTTTGGACTCCTGCCGTCGGGCTCTTTGGACTCTCGTTAACATTCTCCTCAGACTTATGCTGGTTGCTTCTCCTCCGCATTGTTTGTAGTGTGTTGTGTACGTAGTTTTTGACGTCCGTCCAAGATCTTCCTCCAAGATCTGGCTCAGCGGCTATGCAAGCGTTGCACTCCTTTTTGCCTGGAACCTTCATCCCTGTGATAAATTCACTCAAGTAGCGCTTCACTGCAGTCTGCTCCCTCTCATTCCAAGGCCTTCTCTTCAAAGCAGGCTTCTGAACAGTCCCTGAGAAAAGATAAGAGCATAGACATCATGATCATGTCAGAACAGTCGCTTAAAATGATAGTCATGTTGATTCTAGACATCGACCGTTCATTCCTCATCTTGGAAAAAGACAAGATTTTATTTCATGGACAGCTTCTTTTTCCAACACGGTTTTATAGTCAAAAGGTCCGGGGGAAACAACAGAGTCTACCTTGAGTGAAGGCTGgttcatgaacttgttttttaaaaaggtttaagaGTGAAGTGTGGTTCGGGGGTAGCAGGGAAACGTTCCAAGCAACAGTGCCGGCTCTGAGAAAAGGTTAGCTTAGATGCTGCGAGGGGCTAGCATCAGTTAGACCCAAACTGAAGAGCCTTTCTTTAACTTTAAGCATTTCTTGGTGAGTTTGACTGACGGATGATTCATCCAcctaaagtattttttttaagtccCTGCCCTTTTGCAAACACTTTTCAATGAATCCTTCTCGGATGGTTAAAGTGCAACAGACCATCTGGTGGGTTAGGTGCCCTTACTCTTGCAATTACCAAGGAACAAGGAAAGGTCGGATGATGAGGAAGTGCACAACAGTCATGTTTGATTTGGAACAAAAGCGACCACAGTGGGATCAGTAAGTAGCCTACATATCGAACACAGTGCAATACAAGGAAGTTGAAGCAAGCATCCAAATGGTCAATGGTATGAAATAACACATTACAAAACCAAAGAGTCCAAAAGGTACTCACCATCTACTGCAGGGCTTGTTGGACTTGATGGCAGCGCTCGGTCCATCTTGAGAAGTTGTTTGCTCACTTCCTCCAGCTCCGACGCATTCTTTAAGAGCCTGAAACAGTCCTGGCTGCTCCTTCCCAACAGCTTGGCCACTTGATCCACTTCCCCTTCGCTGAGGCTCATTAGCTGCCAGTAGCTGGCAATCTGCTCTCTTAGCGACGAGGACAGAAGTGCTTCTGGGTTCTTAACTCCACATTCCATTGCACACCGTCGGAAACAGTCtaggcctctgatgaaggacGGGCCCTCGGTCCGGGCGAACAGGTAGAGGTTGGATTTAGACACACCTGCTTGGTCCCGGTTTGCGATGAGCAAGTCGATCGAC harbors:
- the mphosph8 gene encoding M-phase phosphoprotein 8 — protein: MWTCLLPASRAGQSHGFSLDSEEREGEEPAAKVKPAEDPRERSWERKTPTEERRKRRDDSEPRLHMACEDNLDGQEPPGGADKSDKGQATLSLGMDLNLDWMTLDDFQKHLNGEDEILSGPPLSPSELRDAVKSGDYMAVKLALNSKEDYNLDQEDVSGMSLSMLAAAGGQDDILRLLIKKGVRVNGRQKNGTTALMHAAEKNFLTTVAILLEAGSYVNAQTLSGETALMRACKRGNADVVRLLLEYGADCNVVSKNKTVAMYFAKLGNNLMVCDLIKDHTAMLSSVAEDTIRAYFESRLVLLEPVFPLACHRLCEGPDFSLDFGFKSQPQPEGSGILLFIFHANFLSEITARLCGPCSVHAVVLNDKFQLPIFLDSHFIYSFSPVPGINRLFIRLADAPAAKVKLLICAYRVQLQ